A part of Vulcanisaeta moutnovskia 768-28 genomic DNA contains:
- a CDS encoding DUF655 domain-containing protein has protein sequence MVKREDYAYILDIIPPEQMLIKDPSLIKKGFPKNEAYVQAIGDQFFTLLELTLKPNTAAEVGERVYIGNGPRDKVNKIVRRINYDELTSEAKNALPEIVAKIVKAQESRFVDFFNKAGPITLKMHSLELLKGIGKKTLWQILEERRKKPFQSFEDIKSRIGIDPEKLIIDRILRELQGADQYKVFVS, from the coding sequence ATGGTTAAGCGTGAGGACTATGCCTACATACTGGACATAATACCGCCGGAGCAAATGCTCATTAAGGACCCATCCCTTATTAAGAAGGGGTTTCCTAAGAATGAGGCCTATGTACAGGCCATTGGTGATCAGTTCTTCACACTTCTTGAATTAACATTGAAACCAAACACTGCGGCTGAGGTTGGTGAAAGGGTTTACATAGGTAATGGACCTAGGGATAAGGTGAATAAGATAGTTAGGAGGATTAATTATGATGAATTAACCAGTGAGGCAAAGAACGCGCTTCCTGAGATAGTTGCGAAGATTGTTAAGGCCCAGGAGAGTAGGTTCGTTGACTTCTTTAATAAGGCTGGTCCAATAACCCTGAAAATGCATAGCCTAGAGTTACTTAAGGGTATTGGTAAGAAGACGCTTTGGCAAATACTTGAGGAGAGGAGGAAGAAGCCTTTCCAGTCCTTTGAGGATATAAAGAGTAGGATTGGTATTGACCCTGAGAAGTTAATTATTGACAGAATATTGAGGGAATTACAGGGTGCTGATCAGTATAAGGTATTCGTTAGTTGA